A window of Aliarcobacter trophiarum LMG 25534 contains these coding sequences:
- a CDS encoding CbiM family transporter, which yields MHISDGVLSLEVATVSTVVAFGFLYYSFKNLTNDKIALASAMSALFFVASFIHIPFGPTQIHLMLIGFIGLFLGSTAIFSISLALILQAFLLGFGGISSIGANIVIMGVASYFVFLLFKLDFLKRLNDKIKFFLVGFFGILISSLTLFILLFFSRQEYETIAYSILFINIPTMILEGLVTLFLFLYIKKTMPNLLKN from the coding sequence ATGCATATAAGTGATGGTGTTTTAAGTCTAGAAGTTGCAACAGTATCTACTGTTGTAGCTTTTGGTTTTTTATACTACTCTTTTAAAAATCTTACAAATGATAAGATAGCATTAGCTTCAGCTATGAGTGCTTTATTTTTCGTAGCTTCATTTATTCATATACCTTTTGGACCAACTCAAATTCATCTAATGCTCATAGGATTTATTGGACTTTTTTTGGGAAGTACTGCAATATTTTCTATCTCTTTGGCACTTATTTTACAAGCTTTTTTGCTAGGTTTTGGTGGAATTAGCTCTATTGGAGCAAATATAGTAATTATGGGAGTAGCTTCATATTTTGTTTTTCTACTTTTTAAATTAGATTTTTTGAAAAGATTAAATGATAAGATTAAGTTCTTTTTAGTTGGATTTTTTGGAATTTTAATATCATCTTTGACTCTTTTTATATTATTATTTTTTTCAAGACAAGAGTATGAAACTATCGCATACTCTATACTTTTTATAAATATTCCAACAATGATTTTAGAAGGCTTAGTTACACTTTTTTTATTTTTATATATTAAAAAAACTATGCCAAATTTACTAAAGAATTAA